From a single Sinorhizobium sp. RAC02 genomic region:
- a CDS encoding EAL domain-containing protein: MHLPAALRRHLASIAEWARPSLVPAAIAGCVILTAGIIYERQNANIYRNELQNHVAGDLALVGARLQSEVNSNVAALRSVANMFAVAPEQATLQFNVFARKLMLQNTHFRRVGVAPGGKVTQAFPLDGNQHYLGTNFSRFNSFRMAAQTDRSRGRPLMFGPVEFAKGGRGFNLFMPVFTNVDARPYFWGYIDGVIDERKLFTDAGLIDPDRHNPPGFSAHSADIQLAIRDVSVPDNIVDPFFGDAEIFESTPIVQVLDFPGGRWELAAIPAKGWHHPPENLTQIRLIIIAAALIIIVPIFLTGGLVSERQRNIARLRARERQVKSLSQRLDIALDASKIGIWEIELATGARNWDAQMHRLHGFSEEATPNDHEWRSVLHPDDVATAKAQMDLICAGGSEYKSQYRILMPDGSWHYIRNVGSRLAGPNGEDKLTGISWDVTEDVLLNQALKTAKEQADIQNAELAKLTQRLDLALDSYECGLWEADLEDGLTLWDERMHQLYGVTNTGSRITHDTWINAIHPDDREEAEGKADQTIRENVPYMRTSRVVHPDGTIRHVQSVGKLHVGQDGRRKLVGLAFDVTSDVQMTARLKEAKERSELQNTELEQTTRRLDLALDSYQCGLWEADLNRGRTFWDLRMHQLYGLTFTDGIVTQEAWLGAMHPDDRAAIIENVERCIAQDLPYVHEARVVLPGGEIRHVRSVGKIHYGHGATRRLIGLAFDVTEDVVLREHLKAAKTQTDAKNLELEQAKVRIEHNALHDPLTSLGNRRKLDDELTAIAALSTTADVRVGILHIDLDRFKQINDTLGHAAGDALLVHASQVLRASVREGDLVARIGGDEFVVVVADTTDEAYLSGLSRRIITLMQQPVEYEGHLCRFGVSIGIALAEGRAVDTAKLLVNADIALYRAKAMGRNRHEFFTQALQAEIISNKRIADDILSGIENNEFVPYYQPQIDAGTLKLAGAEALIRWNHPRDGLLTPDRFLKIAEDLNVMATLDRIVLEKALLDCARWAARGLIMPKISVNVSAKRLRDESLIDSLTGLSIQPGQIAFELVESIFLDESDDIVLSNLERIKALGIDIEIDDFGTGHTSIVSLLKLKPKRLKIDRQLVAPILSSRDEQALVRSIIEIGRSLNIEIVAEGVETMEHAEMLGLLGCDLLQGYAFAKPLSRDAFLAFGTEMRWKLAS; encoded by the coding sequence TTGCACCTGCCTGCCGCCCTTCGCCGCCATCTGGCGTCCATTGCAGAATGGGCGCGGCCGTCGCTCGTTCCCGCGGCGATTGCCGGCTGCGTCATCCTGACGGCGGGCATCATCTACGAGCGGCAGAACGCGAACATTTACCGCAACGAGCTGCAGAACCATGTCGCGGGCGACCTCGCACTCGTCGGCGCCCGCCTGCAGAGCGAGGTGAACAGCAATGTGGCGGCGCTGCGGAGCGTCGCCAACATGTTCGCCGTGGCGCCGGAGCAGGCGACCCTGCAGTTCAATGTCTTCGCCCGCAAGCTGATGCTGCAGAACACCCATTTCCGCCGTGTCGGCGTCGCACCCGGCGGCAAGGTCACGCAGGCCTTCCCGCTCGATGGCAACCAGCATTATCTCGGCACCAATTTCAGCCGCTTCAACTCCTTCCGCATGGCCGCCCAGACCGATCGCTCGCGCGGGCGCCCGCTGATGTTCGGGCCGGTGGAATTCGCCAAGGGCGGGCGCGGCTTCAACCTCTTCATGCCGGTCTTCACCAATGTCGACGCCCGACCTTACTTCTGGGGTTACATCGACGGGGTGATAGACGAGCGCAAGCTCTTCACCGATGCCGGCCTGATCGATCCCGACCGGCACAACCCGCCGGGCTTTTCAGCGCACTCCGCCGATATCCAACTGGCCATCCGCGATGTCAGCGTACCGGACAACATCGTCGACCCCTTCTTCGGCGATGCCGAGATTTTTGAAAGCACACCCATCGTCCAGGTGCTGGATTTTCCAGGCGGTCGCTGGGAGCTGGCCGCCATTCCGGCGAAGGGCTGGCATCATCCGCCGGAAAACCTGACGCAGATCCGGCTCATCATCATCGCCGCCGCTCTCATCATCATCGTACCGATCTTCCTGACCGGCGGCCTCGTCAGCGAGCGCCAGCGCAACATTGCCCGGCTCAGGGCGCGCGAACGGCAAGTGAAGTCGCTCTCGCAACGTCTCGACATTGCGCTTGACGCGTCCAAGATCGGCATCTGGGAAATCGAGCTTGCAACCGGCGCGCGCAACTGGGACGCCCAGATGCACCGCCTGCATGGCTTCTCTGAAGAGGCGACGCCGAACGATCACGAATGGCGCTCGGTTCTCCACCCGGACGACGTCGCCACCGCCAAGGCCCAGATGGACCTGATCTGCGCCGGCGGCAGCGAATACAAGTCGCAATACCGCATCCTCATGCCGGACGGCAGCTGGCACTATATCCGCAATGTCGGCTCGCGCCTCGCCGGCCCGAACGGCGAAGACAAGCTGACCGGCATCAGCTGGGACGTCACCGAGGACGTGCTGCTCAATCAGGCCCTGAAGACCGCCAAGGAACAGGCCGACATCCAGAACGCCGAGCTTGCCAAGCTGACGCAGCGCCTCGACCTGGCGCTCGATTCCTATGAATGCGGCCTCTGGGAGGCCGATCTGGAGGATGGGCTTACCCTGTGGGACGAGCGCATGCACCAGCTCTACGGCGTCACCAACACGGGAAGCCGCATCACGCACGACACCTGGATCAACGCCATCCATCCCGACGACCGGGAGGAGGCGGAAGGCAAGGCCGACCAGACCATCCGCGAAAACGTGCCCTACATGCGCACCTCACGGGTGGTTCACCCCGATGGGACGATCCGCCATGTGCAGTCGGTCGGCAAGCTCCATGTCGGGCAGGACGGCCGCCGCAAGCTCGTCGGCCTCGCCTTCGACGTCACCAGCGACGTGCAGATGACCGCCCGCCTCAAGGAGGCCAAGGAGCGCTCCGAGCTGCAGAACACCGAGCTGGAGCAGACGACCCGCCGCCTCGACCTCGCGCTCGATTCCTACCAGTGCGGCCTGTGGGAAGCCGACCTGAACCGCGGCCGGACCTTCTGGGACCTCCGCATGCATCAGCTCTATGGGCTGACCTTCACCGATGGCATCGTTACGCAGGAAGCCTGGCTTGGTGCCATGCACCCGGATGACCGGGCAGCGATCATCGAAAACGTCGAACGCTGCATCGCGCAGGACCTGCCCTATGTGCACGAGGCGCGCGTCGTTCTGCCCGGGGGAGAAATCCGCCATGTGCGTTCCGTCGGCAAGATCCACTATGGTCATGGCGCTACCCGCAGGCTCATCGGCCTCGCCTTCGACGTCACCGAGGACGTCGTGCTGCGCGAACATCTCAAGGCCGCCAAGACGCAGACCGACGCCAAGAACCTGGAACTCGAACAGGCGAAGGTCCGCATCGAGCACAACGCCCTGCACGACCCGCTGACCAGCCTTGGCAACCGTCGCAAGCTCGACGACGAACTGACAGCCATCGCCGCGCTCAGCACGACCGCTGACGTGCGCGTCGGCATCCTCCATATCGACCTCGACCGCTTCAAGCAGATCAACGACACGCTCGGCCATGCAGCCGGCGATGCCCTGCTCGTGCATGCCTCGCAGGTGCTGCGCGCCTCGGTGCGCGAGGGCGATCTTGTTGCCCGCATCGGCGGCGACGAATTTGTCGTGGTGGTGGCCGATACGACGGACGAGGCCTATCTCAGCGGATTGTCGCGCCGCATCATCACGCTGATGCAGCAGCCCGTCGAGTATGAAGGCCATCTCTGCCGCTTCGGCGTCAGCATCGGCATCGCGCTCGCCGAGGGCCGGGCGGTCGACACCGCCAAGCTGCTGGTCAACGCCGACATCGCGCTCTACCGCGCCAAGGCGATGGGGCGCAACCGGCACGAATTCTTCACGCAGGCGCTGCAAGCCGAAATCATCTCGAACAAGCGCATCGCCGACGACATTCTGTCCGGCATCGAGAACAACGAATTCGTTCCCTACTACCAGCCGCAGATCGATGCCGGTACGCTGAAGCTCGCCGGTGCCGAGGCGCTCATCCGCTGGAACCACCCGCGCGACGGCCTGCTGACACCTGACCGCTTCCTGAAGATCGCCGAGGACCTCAACGTCATGGCGACGCTCGACCGCATCGTGCTGGAAAAGGCGCTGCTCGACTGTGCCCGCTGGGCGGCGCGCGGCCTGATCATGCCGAAGATCTCGGTCAACGTCTCCGCCAAACGCCTGCGTGACGAAAGCCTGATCGACAGCCTCACCGGCCTTTCCATCCAGCCCGGCCAGATCGCCTTCGAACTGGTCGAATCGATCTTCCTCGACGAGAGCGACGACATCGTTCTCTCCAATCTCGAGCGCATCAAGGCGCTCGGCATCGACATCGAGATCGATGATTTCGGCACCGGCCACACCTCCATCGTCAGCCTGCTGAAGCTGAAGCCCAAGCGCCTGAAGATCGACCGCCAACTCGTCGCGCCTATCCTGTCCTCGCGCGACGAACAGGCACTGGTGCGCTCGATCATCGAGATCGGCCGCTCGCTCAATATCGAGATCGTCGCCGAAGGCGTCGAGACCATGGAACACGCCGAAATGCTCGGCCTGCTGGGTTGCGACCTCCTGCAGGGCTACGCCTTCGCCAAGCCGCTATCGCGCGATGCGTTCCTGGCCTTCGGCACCGAGATGCGCTGGAAACTGGCGTCTTAG
- a CDS encoding RT0821/Lpp0805 family surface protein, whose translation MDVIAKSRPETKPYWARCLAIVTVMMSGALVSGCMSGLDLFDDKVDTVRTSAVPNNAERLTDEITVRNAVSSADLARTAGSAIPWANSASGSAGVISTIAENRDTTGRTCRDFVTTRHSYQGIANYTGRTCLGSSGEWMLLAFDLQG comes from the coding sequence GTGGACGTCATAGCAAAGTCGCGACCGGAGACAAAGCCATACTGGGCGCGCTGCCTTGCGATCGTTACCGTGATGATGTCCGGTGCGCTCGTATCCGGCTGCATGAGTGGCCTCGACCTGTTTGACGACAAGGTGGATACCGTACGCACCAGCGCCGTGCCGAACAACGCGGAGCGGTTGACCGACGAGATCACCGTGCGCAACGCCGTCTCCTCCGCCGATCTTGCGCGCACCGCCGGTAGCGCCATTCCCTGGGCAAACTCCGCTTCGGGCAGCGCCGGCGTGATCAGCACCATCGCCGAAAACCGCGACACGACGGGACGTACCTGCCGCGACTTCGTGACGACCAGGCATTCCTACCAGGGCATCGCCAACTATACCGGCCGCACCTGCCTTGGCAGTTCCGGCGAATGGATGCTGCTCGCCTTCGACCTGCAGGGCTGA
- a CDS encoding polysaccharide deacetylase family protein, producing MPIRNVMRQGLKRAVITGGLEFAHFAGRAGLMSTARGMGAIFTLHHVRPKVPHVFDPNAHLEITPEFLEAAIEHLREEGYQFVALADMPARLAIARPGERFAAFTLDDGYRNNAMHAQPVFTRHKVPFTVFVAPGFCCKTHGIWWETLTELLRVAPHLEFDFGTGAVTMPLATPFQKQAAFSRMTRFVQVETDEATAIERLDTAAKAHGIDPMMITERLVMREPELKSLVLNPLASIGAHTVSHRSLARLSDQEARREMDESADRIAAIIGHRPETFAYPYGDRAAVSSREHRIAKELGFRLAVTTEPGTLSPRSFDAPTTLPRISLNGLYQKPKYVGALASGIPFRLLRR from the coding sequence ATGCCAATCCGCAATGTCATGCGCCAGGGGCTCAAGCGCGCCGTCATCACCGGCGGGCTGGAGTTTGCGCACTTTGCGGGCCGCGCCGGGCTGATGTCCACGGCGCGCGGCATGGGCGCGATCTTCACGCTGCATCATGTGCGCCCGAAGGTGCCGCACGTCTTCGATCCCAATGCGCATCTGGAAATAACCCCGGAATTCCTCGAAGCGGCGATCGAGCACCTGCGCGAGGAAGGCTACCAGTTCGTGGCGCTTGCCGACATGCCGGCGCGTCTTGCCATTGCGCGGCCCGGCGAGCGTTTTGCGGCCTTCACGCTTGACGACGGCTATCGCAACAACGCCATGCACGCCCAGCCGGTCTTTACCCGCCACAAGGTGCCGTTCACGGTGTTCGTGGCGCCGGGCTTCTGCTGCAAGACCCATGGCATCTGGTGGGAGACGCTGACGGAGTTGCTGCGCGTGGCGCCGCATCTGGAGTTCGATTTCGGCACCGGCGCGGTCACCATGCCGCTTGCCACCCCCTTTCAGAAGCAGGCGGCCTTCAGCCGGATGACCCGCTTCGTCCAGGTGGAAACAGACGAGGCGACCGCGATCGAAAGGCTCGATACGGCCGCAAAGGCGCACGGCATCGATCCGATGATGATCACCGAACGGCTCGTCATGCGCGAACCGGAGCTGAAAAGCCTCGTGCTCAACCCCCTCGCCTCGATCGGCGCCCATACGGTCAGCCACCGCTCGCTCGCGCGCCTCAGCGACCAGGAAGCCCGCCGCGAGATGGATGAATCGGCCGACCGCATCGCCGCGATCATCGGCCACCGCCCGGAAACCTTCGCCTATCCCTATGGCGACCGCGCCGCCGTCTCGTCACGCGAACACCGCATCGCCAAGGAGCTTGGCTTCCGCCTCGCAGTGACGACGGAACCCGGCACGCTCTCGCCCCGCTCCTTCGACGCGCCGACGACGCTCCCCCGCATCTCGCTGAATGGGCTCTACCAGAAACCGAAATATGTCGGCGCACTGGCCTCCGGCATCCCGTTCCGGCTGCTGCGGCGCTAA
- a CDS encoding DnaJ C-terminal domain-containing protein — translation MRDPYSVLGVKRSAGQDEIKAAWRSVAKAVHPDQNHDDPNATVRFTEAGRAYDLLRDPDKRSRYDRQQREAELRRMEQMRRQQAERKAQAEAPPRMADEGAEDMIARIFGVDSRGQPAEAKPEARPQPQAQQPTAATAQDARKAAGDTPLDETAPARAAAPAAAIISAIIRRIRGSRAKVEKAPDLVADVTVTVEDILNRVRQTLETPDGQTLRVPIGAGSTDGQVIRLREAGYRLENLRRGDAIITVRVAPGRFRVDGFDLKVDLPITIENAVLGCETTIEGPLGSLPVTVPAWSGSDQKITIAGEGLVKENGERGDLIAEIRLLLWEKPDAKMIDLMRSLREGLYL, via the coding sequence ATGCGTGACCCCTATTCAGTGCTCGGCGTGAAGCGAAGCGCCGGACAAGATGAAATCAAGGCCGCCTGGCGCTCGGTCGCAAAAGCGGTGCATCCCGACCAGAATCACGACGACCCCAACGCAACCGTGCGCTTCACCGAGGCCGGCCGGGCCTACGACCTGTTGCGCGACCCGGACAAGCGCAGCCGCTACGACCGCCAACAGCGCGAGGCCGAGCTTCGCCGCATGGAGCAGATGCGTCGCCAGCAGGCCGAGCGCAAGGCCCAGGCCGAAGCCCCGCCGCGCATGGCGGACGAAGGCGCGGAAGACATGATCGCCCGCATCTTCGGCGTCGATTCCCGCGGCCAGCCGGCGGAAGCCAAACCGGAGGCCCGCCCGCAGCCGCAGGCTCAGCAGCCGACCGCCGCCACCGCACAGGACGCGCGCAAGGCCGCAGGCGACACCCCGCTGGACGAGACGGCGCCGGCGCGCGCCGCCGCGCCCGCGGCAGCGATCATCTCCGCCATCATCCGCCGCATTCGCGGCAGCCGCGCCAAGGTGGAGAAGGCCCCGGATCTCGTCGCCGACGTCACCGTCACGGTCGAGGATATCCTGAACCGGGTGCGCCAGACGCTCGAAACACCGGACGGGCAGACATTGCGCGTGCCGATCGGCGCCGGCTCGACCGACGGCCAGGTGATCCGCCTCCGGGAAGCGGGCTATCGCCTGGAAAACCTGAGACGTGGCGATGCGATCATCACCGTGCGCGTGGCGCCGGGCCGCTTCCGCGTCGATGGCTTCGACCTGAAGGTGGACCTGCCGATCACCATCGAAAACGCCGTGCTCGGCTGCGAGACGACGATCGAGGGCCCTCTCGGGTCGCTTCCCGTGACGGTGCCGGCCTGGTCGGGTTCCGACCAGAAGATCACCATTGCGGGCGAAGGCCTCGTCAAGGAAAACGGCGAGCGCGGCGATCTCATCGCCGAAATCCGCCTTCTGCTGTGGGAAAAGCCGGACGCCAAGATGATCGATCTCATGCGTTCGCTGCGCGAAGGCCTTTATCTTTAA
- the pdxH gene encoding pyridoxamine 5'-phosphate oxidase, with translation MSENALTSGDFTEENEPYSLFGTWLEEAGKTEPNDASALSLATVDETGLPNVRMVLLKGFDERGFVFYTNFESRKGEELLSARKAAMCFHWKSLRRQVRIRGEVEIVTDAEADEYYASRPRGSRIGAWASKQSRLLESRFALEKAVAEYTARYAIGNIPRPPYWSGFRIKPVSIEFWHDRAFRLHDRVEFRRTEDGKGWTKVRMYP, from the coding sequence ATGAGCGAAAACGCGTTAACAAGCGGTGACTTCACCGAGGAAAACGAACCTTACTCCCTGTTCGGCACCTGGCTGGAAGAGGCCGGAAAGACCGAGCCGAACGATGCGAGCGCGCTGTCGCTGGCAACCGTCGACGAAACCGGATTGCCCAACGTCCGCATGGTCCTGCTCAAGGGATTCGACGAGCGCGGCTTCGTTTTCTACACGAATTTCGAAAGCCGAAAGGGCGAGGAACTTCTCTCCGCCCGCAAGGCCGCCATGTGCTTCCACTGGAAATCGCTGCGCCGCCAGGTGCGCATTCGCGGCGAAGTGGAGATCGTCACCGACGCCGAGGCCGACGAATATTACGCCTCGCGCCCGCGCGGCAGCCGTATCGGTGCCTGGGCGTCGAAACAGTCCCGCCTGCTCGAAAGCCGCTTCGCGCTGGAAAAGGCGGTCGCCGAATACACCGCACGCTACGCGATCGGCAACATCCCCCGCCCGCCATACTGGTCCGGCTTCCGGATAAAGCCCGTCTCGATCGAGTTCTGGCACGACCGCGCCTTCCGCCTGCACGACCGCGTGGAATTCCGCCGTACCGAAGACGGCAAGGGCTGGACGAAGGTCCGGATGTATCCGTAA
- a CDS encoding histidine phosphatase family protein, whose translation MLIYMIRHGQTAWNAEGRLQGQKDIPLNDTGRKQAAGNGTALKGILGKTVSDFDFVASPLGRTRETMEILRRAMGLDPLAYRTDPRLVEVSFGDWEGHTLPELAAQAPERVEERRHAKWNFIPPGDDAESYEILSWRIASWLADVRQPTVCVSHGGVFRAAFRLHGMGEEEAANTPIHQDRLLRIDATGMHWL comes from the coding sequence TTGCTTATCTACATGATCCGACACGGCCAGACCGCGTGGAATGCAGAGGGCAGGCTGCAAGGGCAGAAGGATATCCCGCTGAATGATACCGGCCGCAAGCAGGCGGCCGGTAACGGCACGGCCCTCAAGGGCATTCTCGGCAAGACGGTTTCCGATTTCGATTTCGTGGCAAGCCCGCTTGGGCGCACGCGCGAGACGATGGAGATCCTGCGCCGCGCCATGGGCCTCGATCCCCTCGCCTACCGCACCGATCCGCGCCTCGTCGAAGTCTCCTTCGGTGACTGGGAAGGCCATACGTTGCCCGAGCTTGCGGCGCAGGCGCCGGAGCGCGTCGAGGAGCGCCGCCACGCGAAGTGGAACTTCATACCGCCGGGCGACGATGCCGAGAGTTACGAGATCCTCTCCTGGCGCATCGCCTCATGGCTTGCCGACGTGCGCCAGCCGACCGTCTGCGTCAGCCATGGCGGCGTGTTCCGCGCGGCCTTCCGCCTGCATGGCATGGGTGAGGAAGAGGCAGCCAACACGCCGATCCATCAGGACCGGCTGCTACGCATCGATGCGACTGGCATGCACTGGCTGTGA
- a CDS encoding DUF1344 domain-containing protein, whose protein sequence is MRLLIAALMAMAVFLSPLTASAESADVEATITNVDTTNLSLSLDDGKKYQAPEEFNFEGLTPGVKVLVFYTEVDGKRVINDLEIIQ, encoded by the coding sequence ATGCGCCTTCTGATCGCCGCTCTGATGGCTATGGCTGTTTTCCTCTCGCCACTGACTGCATCGGCAGAAAGCGCCGACGTCGAGGCCACCATCACGAATGTCGATACGACGAACCTCAGCCTGTCGCTCGACGACGGCAAGAAGTACCAGGCGCCGGAAGAGTTCAACTTCGAAGGCCTGACACCGGGCGTGAAGGTGCTGGTGTTCTACACCGAAGTGGATGGCAAGCGCGTCATCAACGACCTCGAAATCATCCAGTAG
- the aroC gene encoding chorismate synthase encodes MSHNTFGHLFRVTTWGESHGIALGCVVDGCPPGIRFTLAEIQAWLDKRKPGQSRFVTQRREDDLVKVLSGVMMDEDGETMITTGTPISMMIENTDQRSKDYGEIARQYRPGHADYTYDTKYGIRDYRGGGRSSARETAARVAAGGLARKVVPGLTVRAALVQIGKHKIDRNNWDWNEVNNNPFFAPDPAIVPVWEAYLDSVRKAGSSIGAVVEVVAEGVPAGIGAPIYGKLDQDIASLLMSINAVKGVEIGDGFASAELSGEENADEMRMGNDGNPIFLSNHAGGILGGISTGQPVIARFAIKPTSSILTERRSIDADGNNVDLRTKGRHDPCVGIRAVPIGEAMVACAVADHYLRDRGQTGRLK; translated from the coding sequence ATGTCGCACAACACTTTCGGTCATCTTTTCCGCGTCACCACCTGGGGCGAAAGCCATGGCATCGCGCTCGGCTGCGTGGTGGACGGTTGCCCGCCCGGCATCCGTTTCACGCTCGCCGAAATCCAGGCCTGGCTCGACAAGCGCAAGCCCGGCCAGTCGCGTTTCGTGACGCAGCGCCGCGAGGACGACCTCGTCAAGGTGCTCTCCGGCGTGATGATGGACGAGGACGGCGAGACGATGATCACAACCGGCACGCCGATCTCCATGATGATCGAGAACACCGACCAGCGCTCCAAGGATTATGGCGAGATCGCACGGCAGTATCGCCCCGGCCACGCCGACTACACCTATGACACCAAATACGGCATCCGCGACTATCGCGGCGGCGGCCGTTCCTCCGCCCGCGAGACCGCGGCGCGCGTCGCCGCCGGCGGCCTTGCCCGCAAGGTGGTGCCGGGCCTCACTGTCCGCGCAGCACTGGTGCAGATCGGCAAGCACAAGATCGACCGCAACAACTGGGACTGGAACGAGGTCAACAACAACCCGTTCTTCGCGCCCGACCCCGCCATCGTTCCCGTCTGGGAAGCGTATCTCGACAGCGTCCGCAAGGCCGGCTCCTCCATCGGCGCCGTCGTGGAAGTCGTCGCGGAAGGCGTGCCGGCCGGCATCGGCGCGCCGATCTACGGCAAGCTCGACCAGGACATCGCCTCCCTCCTGATGTCGATCAACGCCGTGAAGGGTGTGGAGATCGGCGACGGGTTTGCCTCCGCCGAACTGAGCGGCGAAGAAAACGCCGACGAGATGCGCATGGGCAATGACGGCAATCCGATCTTCCTGTCCAACCATGCCGGCGGTATCCTGGGCGGAATCTCGACCGGCCAGCCGGTGATCGCCCGCTTTGCCATCAAGCCGACCTCCTCCATTCTCACCGAGCGCCGCTCGATCGACGCCGACGGCAACAATGTCGACCTGCGCACCAAGGGCCGGCACGATCCCTGCGTCGGCATCCGTGCCGTGCCGATCGGCGAGGCCATGGTTGCCTGCGCCGTTGCCGATCACTACTTGCGCGACCGGGGCCAAACCGGCCGTCTTAAATAG
- the fabI gene encoding enoyl-ACP reductase FabI has product MVQASGLMKGKRGVIMGVANNRSIAWGIAKAIHAQGAEIAFTYQGDALKKRVEPLAAEIGAVLAGDCDVSDEASIDAVFDNVEKMWGKIDFIVHAIGFSDKDELTGRYVDTTPGNFAKTMQISVYSFTSVARRAEKLMTDGGSMLTLTYYGAEKVMPNYNVMGVAKAALEASVKYLAVDLGPKNIRVNAISAGPIKTLAAAGIGDFRYILKWNEYNAPLRRTVTIEEVGDVGLYMLSDLSRSVTGETHHADSGYHVVGMKAVDAPDISVAKD; this is encoded by the coding sequence ATGGTTCAGGCATCTGGTCTGATGAAGGGCAAGCGCGGCGTCATCATGGGCGTCGCCAACAACCGTTCCATCGCCTGGGGCATCGCCAAGGCTATCCACGCACAGGGCGCCGAGATCGCCTTCACCTATCAGGGCGATGCGCTGAAGAAGCGCGTCGAGCCGCTGGCTGCCGAAATCGGCGCCGTGCTGGCGGGTGATTGCGATGTTTCCGACGAAGCGTCGATCGATGCGGTCTTCGACAATGTCGAGAAGATGTGGGGCAAGATCGACTTCATCGTGCACGCCATCGGCTTTTCCGACAAGGACGAGCTGACCGGCCGCTACGTCGACACGACGCCGGGCAACTTCGCCAAGACGATGCAGATCTCGGTCTATTCCTTCACGTCGGTCGCCCGCCGTGCGGAAAAGCTGATGACCGACGGCGGCTCGATGCTGACGCTGACCTATTACGGCGCGGAAAAGGTCATGCCGAACTACAACGTCATGGGCGTTGCCAAGGCTGCACTCGAGGCGAGCGTGAAATACCTCGCCGTCGACCTCGGCCCGAAGAACATCCGCGTCAATGCCATTTCGGCCGGCCCGATCAAGACGCTCGCGGCCGCCGGCATCGGCGACTTCCGCTATATCCTCAAGTGGAACGAGTACAACGCGCCGCTGCGCCGTACCGTCACCATCGAGGAAGTGGGCGATGTCGGCCTCTACATGCTGTCCGACCTGTCGCGCTCGGTGACCGGCGAAACGCACCATGCCGACAGCGGCTACCATGTCGTCGGCATGAAGGCCGTGGACGCGCCGGACATTTCTGTCGCCAAGGATTAA
- a CDS encoding LysR substrate-binding domain-containing protein: protein MKRGRLPLTALRSFEAAGRLGSFTLAADELLVSQAAVSRQVKELEAELGKQLFERRHRNVRLTPSGRALLDVLSRAFDAMDASLSEIRGRRGGGLLEISAEPSFAACWLVPHLDDFHADHPEIDVVVDSDARLIEFRTQDAEIAIRHGADAKAWPRAVADHLADVEMVPVMMPCLLADGPPLNEPADLLAYTLLHEENRSAWQHWFATAGLPDAARGRAQIFTEGNLVLQAALRGHGVALVDRSFAAEDLAEGRLVQPFDISIPFGAYWLVARDFKRLSPEARAFREWLLQSFGVGGGEGV from the coding sequence ATGAAACGCGGACGGCTGCCCCTGACGGCGCTGAGAAGTTTCGAGGCGGCGGGCCGGCTTGGAAGTTTTACGCTTGCCGCCGACGAACTGCTGGTGTCGCAGGCCGCGGTCAGTCGGCAGGTGAAGGAGCTGGAGGCCGAACTCGGCAAGCAGCTGTTCGAGCGGCGCCACCGCAACGTCCGCCTGACACCGTCCGGCCGCGCACTTCTCGACGTGCTGTCCCGCGCCTTCGATGCCATGGATGCCAGCCTGTCGGAAATCCGCGGTCGCCGGGGTGGCGGGCTACTGGAAATCAGTGCCGAACCCTCCTTCGCCGCCTGCTGGCTCGTGCCGCATCTCGACGATTTCCATGCCGACCATCCCGAGATCGACGTCGTGGTCGATTCCGACGCGCGGCTTATCGAGTTCCGCACGCAGGATGCCGAGATCGCCATTCGCCACGGGGCGGATGCAAAGGCCTGGCCGCGGGCCGTAGCCGACCATCTGGCAGATGTGGAAATGGTGCCGGTGATGATGCCGTGCCTGCTGGCGGATGGCCCGCCCCTGAACGAACCCGCCGACCTTCTGGCCTACACCCTGTTGCACGAGGAGAACCGCAGCGCCTGGCAACACTGGTTTGCCACCGCAGGTCTGCCGGACGCGGCCCGCGGGCGCGCCCAGATTTTCACGGAGGGCAATCTGGTGCTGCAGGCGGCCCTTCGCGGCCACGGCGTCGCCTTGGTCGACCGGTCCTTCGCCGCCGAGGATTTGGCCGAGGGCCGCCTGGTGCAGCCCTTCGACATCTCGATTCCCTTTGGCGCCTATTGGCTGGTCGCCCGTGACTTCAAACGCCTGTCACCGGAGGCGCGTGCCTTCCGGG